One genomic segment of Paenibacillus xylanexedens includes these proteins:
- a CDS encoding YajQ family cyclic di-GMP-binding protein, whose translation MSSENSFDIVSKMDLQELTNAVTQTEKEIGARYDFKGSKSSLKLDKDALTIVSDDETKLKAVIDVLQSKMAKRGLPLKNIDYAKVEPASSGTVRQRLNFKQGIDQDIAKKINILIRDSKMKVKSQIQGDQLRVTGKSKNDLQAVMQLLNGANLPLDLQYTNFK comes from the coding sequence TTGAGCTCAGAAAATTCATTTGATATCGTGTCCAAAATGGACTTGCAAGAACTGACAAATGCCGTTACACAAACCGAGAAAGAAATTGGCGCTCGTTATGACTTCAAGGGCAGCAAGAGCAGCCTGAAACTGGATAAGGATGCGTTAACGATCGTATCTGATGATGAGACCAAACTCAAGGCTGTCATTGACGTGCTTCAATCCAAAATGGCGAAGCGTGGTCTACCATTGAAAAATATTGATTACGCAAAGGTAGAGCCAGCGTCTTCTGGTACAGTCCGCCAGCGTTTGAATTTTAAACAGGGGATTGATCAGGACATCGCCAAGAAAATCAATATTCTTATTCGGGACTCCAAGATGAAGGTGAAGAGTCAGATTCAGGGAGACCAGCTTCGGGTAACTGGTAAGAGTAAAAATGATTTGCAAGCTGTCATGCAGCTGCTAAATGGTGCTAACCTGCCTCTGGATTTGCAATATACAAATTTCAAGTAA
- the pgsA gene encoding CDP-diacylglycerol--glycerol-3-phosphate 3-phosphatidyltransferase, with amino-acid sequence MNLPNRITLARICLIPFLMVFLLVDFPFYPEPLQLGSLSLPYNQLIAAVIFIIAASTDGIDGYLARKNNMVTNLGKLLDPLADKLLVTAVLISLVEMGKLDSWIAVVIISREFAVTGLRQIALLDGSVVAASAWGKLKTVVQIVAIVLLLLNNFPFSYTGIHVDIIAVWAAALITIWSGIDYFIKNKNLLHLTKA; translated from the coding sequence GTGAATTTACCCAACCGGATTACGCTTGCACGAATTTGCTTAATCCCTTTTTTGATGGTGTTCCTGCTCGTGGATTTTCCATTTTATCCAGAGCCGTTGCAGCTTGGAAGCTTGTCGCTTCCGTATAATCAACTGATTGCTGCTGTTATTTTTATCATCGCCGCAAGCACAGATGGAATTGACGGATACCTTGCGCGGAAAAATAACATGGTTACCAACCTGGGGAAACTGCTCGATCCACTCGCAGACAAGCTGCTGGTTACTGCAGTTTTGATCTCGCTTGTGGAGATGGGCAAGCTGGATTCCTGGATTGCAGTTGTCATTATTAGTCGTGAATTCGCAGTTACCGGCTTGCGTCAAATTGCATTGCTGGATGGTTCGGTTGTTGCCGCCAGTGCTTGGGGCAAGCTGAAGACTGTAGTGCAGATTGTGGCGATTGTGCTGTTGCTGTTGAACAATTTCCCGTTTTCATACACGGGTATTCATGTCGATATTATCGCGGTATGGGCAGCAGCGCTTATTACCATCTGGTCGGGTATCGATTACTTTATCAAAAACAAAAACCTGCTTCATTTAACAAAAGCATAA
- a CDS encoding competence/damage-inducible protein A codes for MKAEIIAVGTELLLGQIVNTNARYLSRELAAMGIDVYFQTVVGDNLNRLSEAIRIAQSRADVILFSGGIGPTQDDLTKDALAAVLNRKLHTDRMAMDKIESFFRDRNVDMTENNRRQAIVIDGGTPLANETGLAAGNAISDNDKYYVVMPGPPKELIPMFEQEVKPWLFQHVLTEEMPIYSRMLKFAGIGESALEDRLLDLIDAQTDPTIAPYASEGEVTVRVSTKAASEGEAKLKLDAMEVQIRERLTEHLYANEDVPIEYTIVTMMSDMGLTLSAAESCTGGLVMQSLTSVPGSASMLKGGIVCYSNEIKEKLLNVPHDYLEGEDAPGAVSPEVAKVLAEQIRMIGDADFGLAVTGVAGPGYSERKPPGLVFIALAERGKETEIHELRINGNRETVRIRSAKAILYRLWQKLVAMD; via the coding sequence ATGAAGGCAGAAATCATTGCAGTTGGCACAGAGCTACTGCTTGGACAAATCGTCAATACCAATGCCAGATACCTATCCCGTGAATTGGCTGCGATGGGTATCGATGTATATTTCCAAACGGTGGTTGGGGATAACCTGAACCGACTTAGTGAAGCTATTCGCATTGCGCAGAGCCGTGCAGACGTTATTTTATTTTCCGGTGGCATCGGACCTACCCAAGATGATCTGACCAAGGATGCGCTCGCAGCTGTTCTTAACCGGAAACTGCATACAGATCGAATGGCAATGGACAAAATTGAGAGCTTTTTCAGAGATCGTAATGTGGATATGACAGAGAATAACCGACGTCAGGCGATCGTTATTGATGGCGGAACACCTCTGGCCAATGAAACGGGCCTTGCGGCAGGAAATGCGATTTCTGACAATGACAAATATTATGTTGTGATGCCTGGACCACCTAAAGAGTTGATTCCAATGTTTGAACAGGAAGTCAAACCTTGGCTGTTCCAGCATGTACTCACAGAAGAGATGCCGATCTATTCCCGAATGCTCAAATTCGCAGGTATTGGTGAATCTGCTCTGGAAGATCGACTTCTGGATCTGATTGACGCGCAGACAGACCCTACGATTGCTCCTTACGCGAGCGAAGGCGAAGTTACGGTACGTGTCTCCACAAAGGCTGCGAGTGAGGGAGAGGCGAAGCTGAAGCTGGATGCGATGGAGGTTCAGATTCGGGAGCGTTTGACAGAACATCTCTACGCGAACGAGGATGTGCCTATAGAGTACACGATTGTAACGATGATGTCTGACATGGGGCTGACGCTCAGCGCTGCTGAGAGCTGTACAGGGGGGCTTGTCATGCAAAGTCTGACCTCTGTACCCGGAAGCGCGTCAATGCTTAAAGGTGGAATTGTTTGTTACTCCAATGAAATTAAAGAAAAGCTGCTAAATGTGCCTCATGATTATCTGGAAGGTGAAGATGCACCTGGGGCGGTAAGCCCTGAGGTTGCAAAAGTGCTTGCTGAGCAGATCCGCATGATTGGCGATGCTGATTTTGGCTTGGCTGTTACCGGTGTAGCTGGACCGGGATATTCGGAACGTAAACCACCCGGACTTGTCTTCATCGCTCTTGCTGAACGTGGAAAAGAGACGGAAATTCATGAGTTGCGTATTAATGGTAATCGTGAGACTGTTCGCATTCGTTCAGCCAAAGCGATTCTCTATCGCTTATGGCAAAAACTTGTGGCGATGGATTGA
- the recA gene encoding recombinase RecA, with the protein MSDRRAALDMALRQIEKQFGKGSIMKLGESTHMNVEIIPSGSLALDIALGTGGLPKGRIVEIYGPESSGKTTVALHAIAEVQRAGGQAAFIDAEHALDPQYASKLGVNIDELLLSQPDTGEQGLEIAEALVRSGAVDIVVIDSVAALVPKAEIEGEMGDSHVGLQARLMSQALRKLSGAISKSKTIAIFINQLREKVGVMFGNPETTPGGRALKFYSTVRLDVRRIESIKSGNDMIGNRTRIKVVKNKVAPPFKQAEVDIMYGEGISREGSIIDIGTELDIVNKSGAWYSYEGERLGQGRENAKQFMKEHKDIADIIEQKIRVASNLVTAVPAPTSEEQQKEAAEEQELFEINE; encoded by the coding sequence TTGTCAGACCGTCGTGCCGCGCTTGATATGGCGCTCCGTCAAATAGAGAAGCAATTTGGTAAAGGATCCATCATGAAACTGGGTGAGTCCACTCATATGAATGTGGAAATTATTCCCAGTGGTTCCTTGGCTTTGGATATTGCATTAGGAACAGGCGGCTTGCCTAAAGGCCGTATTGTTGAAATATATGGACCTGAATCCTCTGGTAAAACAACCGTAGCATTGCATGCTATCGCTGAAGTACAAAGAGCGGGTGGACAAGCTGCATTTATCGATGCCGAGCATGCTCTTGACCCACAATACGCAAGCAAACTTGGTGTTAATATTGATGAATTGCTTCTGTCTCAGCCAGATACGGGTGAGCAAGGGCTGGAAATTGCAGAAGCTCTTGTACGCAGTGGTGCAGTAGATATCGTCGTTATTGACTCTGTAGCCGCATTGGTTCCAAAAGCAGAGATTGAAGGCGAAATGGGCGATTCACACGTTGGTTTGCAAGCGCGTTTGATGTCTCAGGCGCTGCGTAAACTGTCTGGTGCAATCAGCAAATCCAAAACAATCGCAATCTTCATTAACCAGCTTCGTGAGAAAGTCGGCGTTATGTTTGGTAATCCGGAAACAACACCTGGTGGTCGTGCTCTGAAGTTTTATTCCACAGTACGTCTGGATGTGCGTCGTATTGAGAGTATCAAATCAGGCAATGACATGATTGGTAACCGTACTCGTATTAAAGTTGTGAAAAACAAAGTGGCACCTCCGTTTAAACAAGCGGAAGTGGATATCATGTATGGCGAGGGTATCTCGAGAGAAGGCAGTATCATTGACATTGGTACAGAGCTGGACATCGTTAATAAAAGTGGTGCATGGTACTCCTACGAAGGCGAGCGTTTAGGACAAGGCCGTGAGAACGCAAAGCAGTTCATGAAAGAGCATAAAGATATTGCTGACATCATTGAACAAAAAATTCGTGTAGCCAGTAACTTGGTTACTGCAGTTCCTGCGCCAACGAGTGAAGAGCAACAAAAAGAAGCAGCAGAAGAACAAGAATTGTTTGAAATCAACGAGTAA
- a CDS encoding regulatory protein RecX gives MDQHDEDLYEEAEQDGLSQFPDNEELIITRVERTKSRQARYRITFGIHSITVLEDVMIKYRMTQGNTFMKKDLEDIILADERQRTYAQSLRFLEHKPRTRHELSQKLRQKEFAAPLIEEALDRLERENLVDDDLFAKEWTRQRMEGKRKGKLWIRQELRQKGIANDLIVEALEGISTDAEFETALSAGRKKWNQVKGDVKEKKNKTLPFLMRRGFSMDMVRRVVNCLIEEDEAGDPEDDEALLWD, from the coding sequence ATGGATCAACATGACGAGGATTTATATGAAGAAGCAGAACAGGACGGCCTATCCCAATTTCCGGACAACGAAGAACTTATTATTACACGTGTAGAACGAACAAAGAGCAGGCAAGCTCGTTATCGAATCACTTTTGGTATCCACTCCATTACGGTTCTTGAAGATGTGATGATTAAATACAGGATGACTCAAGGTAATACGTTTATGAAGAAGGATCTGGAAGATATCATTCTAGCTGACGAGCGACAGCGGACGTATGCACAGTCTCTGCGCTTTTTGGAGCATAAACCGCGCACACGCCATGAATTAAGTCAGAAACTTCGTCAGAAGGAGTTTGCTGCACCTTTGATTGAAGAGGCGCTGGATCGGCTTGAGCGGGAGAACCTGGTGGATGACGATCTATTTGCGAAGGAATGGACAAGACAGCGTATGGAGGGCAAGCGGAAGGGAAAACTGTGGATAAGGCAAGAGCTGCGTCAAAAGGGCATTGCCAATGATCTCATTGTTGAGGCACTAGAAGGTATTAGTACAGATGCGGAATTTGAGACTGCCTTGAGTGCAGGACGCAAAAAATGGAATCAGGTCAAAGGGGACGTCAAAGAGAAGAAAAATAAAACGCTTCCCTTCCTAATGAGACGTGGTTTTTCAATGGATATGGTGCGCCGGGTCGTGAATTGTTTAATTGAAGAAGATGAGGCTGGGGACCCTGAAGATGACGAAGCGTTGTTATGGGATTAG